The Desulfovibrio sp. TomC genomic interval GAGGCCGATCGGCTTTTGCGGGCGGCGTAATAGGTGATGGCAAGGGTGCCGACGATAAAGACAAAGAAAAAGATGATGGAGGTGGCGTTTGGCTGGCCGATGGTGGTGGTGAAGGTGTTCATCCCTGCTGCTCCCGCATGGCGTGTTTGATGGTGTGCACGGCGCTGTCGTAATCGTCGTTGGCCCAGCGGACGTAGAGGCCGGTGAGCGCCCAGGAGGCGATGATGACGCCAAGGCCGACCGGAATGCCAAGAGTCAGGCGGTCGGTTATGTGGGCGGCAAAAATGTCGGGCCGAAAAGCCAGGATGACGATGAATCCGTAGTAGATGGCGAGCATGACTGCAGTCAGAGTCAGGGAGACGGTCCAGCGTTTGCGCACGAGGGCGGTAAAGAGAACGGCGTCTGGGGCGGGACCGGAGGTCGGGGCCTGGTCGGGTTGCATGGTGTGCTCCTTGGTCGCCGGCGCGCGGGCCGGGCCGGGGTTGGTCCGGGGAGGGCGCGGGGTGCGCCGTCCGCCCCGTCCGATGGGGCCATCGGTGCGGGATAGGGCAGCAATAAGCGGCCCGCGCCGGATTGCCCCGCGAATTTCGGCGGACGGCGGCAATGGCCCCATGAAGGGCGAAAGGAGCGGAGGCGGAGGGAGGTTGCCGTTTACCGGCTGGACGAAACCGTTTGCCGGGGCAGACGGCTAGAGCGGCAGTTCAAGCTGCTTGGGCCGGCGTTTCTCGGCAATAAGGCGCTTGAGTTTCTTGGGGGACACGCCCACCCGGTAGGGCCAGATGGGGCAGGCGTTTTTTTCGGTGCAACGGCGGATGCCCTCGCGGTCGCCCACGGTGCAGCGCAGACAAAACCGCCGGATGACCCGCACCACGCGCACGCCGAAGCCTTCCGGAATTTCTTTCAGGCGCAAGGGGTGAAACGGGCAGTCCCGGTCGACGCAGGCGGTCACGAGACTGCGCTGCCCGCCCATGCAGGCACTGAGGCAATAGCGGCGCACGGCCTCGATGGCGGAAGGAATTTTGGCGGCGTCGCCCTGGCGCATAGAGCCTCGTGGTGCGGCGGCCAACGTCTGCCGCCGCGTGGATTTCGCCCTTCCATAGTCCGGCCGGGCCAGGCTGGCAACCGCCCGGCCAGCCGTTTTTCCTAAAAGATGGCCTTCCACAGGCCAAGATCGGCCAGGGCATAGGTCGTGGCCACAGCGCCGATGCCGGCAATGAGGACCGCCCCGACCAGCGGCAGCCACCCTGCCGCCCGGCCAAGCACGCCTGCGCCGGCAATTCCCTTGACCCCGTGCAGGCACAGCAACCCGACAAGCGTCAGCACCCCGGCCAGTCCCAGGCCAAAGGCCGCCGTCAAAGCCAACCCGAGAGCAACTCGCCCCAACGCAATGGCCCCGAGCATGAGCGCCAGGGCTGCGGGGCACGGGGCGATGCCGCCCGAGACGCCCAGGGCCAGGAGTGATCGCCAGCCGAAATCGCCCTGCCCGGCCATTTCGAGCCCGCCGTGCGTATGTCCTGGTCCGCCATGCCTGTGGAACGCTCCCCCATGGCTGTGCCCAGGATCGCCTGTGCCGTGAGCATGTCCGTGGTCGCCACAGCGCAGGCCGCGCAGGGCCAGTGCGCCGCCAACGCCAAGCATCCCCAGCCCAGAAGCCAGGGACAGCCAGGGGAAAAGCCGCTCCTGCGTGACCCGCCCGGCGGCCAGAAGCGCCGCCGCGCCGAGTAGAAACACGCCGAGGGTATGCGTGACAGCCACGGTCAGTCCCAGCCAGACGGCATGTCGCCACGTCCCCCGGGAGCCGGCCAGATAGGCTCCGACCAGGGCCTTGCCATGGCCGGGAGTGAGCGCATGGGCCGCGCCCCAGGCCATGGCCGAGACCAAGGCCCCGGCCAGGGCCAGCGGGTTGGCCGTGGGATCCCGCAAAAACGCCTGCAACGCCTGGCCGTCGGGCAGGGCCGGCAGCCGCGCCGAACCGGACCCGTCGCCCCACAGGCCTTGCCCAAGGAGCAGGCAGCCAAAGGCGGCAAAACAAACACCGATAAAACCGCGCACCAGTCCCCGACGCCCGCCGGCCAGCCGGGGGACCCAGGCCGCCAGCACGGCCATAAGAACAAAGCCGGCTGCGGCAACGCCCGGCACAAACTGCCAGCCGGCCCGGGATATGGCCCAATCCGCCCCGCTGCGCCAGCCAAGGCCCAGACCGACGACCAGCAGGCAACTCGCCGCCCAGCCAAGAGCCGCACCCGGCCAAAGAGCCGCCAGCGTTCCGGCGGCAACAAAGCCAAGCGCCGCCGCCACGCCCGCTGCGCCAAACGCCGGCCAACGCACCCCCAAAAGAATGCCGGCGACCAGGGCCAACGGCACAAGGCAGGCGGCCAGACGTCCGGTTCGGGGACCGGCCTGGGCCGCCAGAAAGCCCACTCCCAGCAACGGAATGAGATGGTCCGCCGAGGTCAAGGGGTGAAACAGGCCGGCATAAAAATCCCCGACATCGGCGCTGACCATATGCGCCCAGGCCGGCCTGACCCAGACAGCCGTCAGGATTATGGCGCTCATCGCCGAAAAAAAGTGTTTGCCCACAGCTAGCTCCCCAGCATGACGGCGGTTCGGGCGATGGTCAGCCAAGCCCCGGCCGACCCGACCAGATAGGCCGGGCCATAGTCCAGCCAGCGCGGCCAGGAGACGCCCAGCCGGCGGATGGAAGCGGTCACAGCCAGCAAGGTCAGGACAAAGGCGAGCTGCCCGATCTCGACGCCCACGTTAAAACCGACCAGGGTCGTGGCCAGAGCCTCCCGGGACAGACCCAGGCCGGCCAACCCGCCGGCAAAGCCCAGGCCGTGAAGCAGTCCGAAGGCAAAGGCGGCCAGATAGGGCCGGCGCACGGTCAGGCTGGTCTGGCCGCGCAGGGCGCGCACAATCTCCGGACCAAGAAACAAAATGCTCAGGCCCACCGCAGCGTTGACCGGTTCGGCCGGTACAGTAACGAGCCCGAAGGCGGCCGCGCCAAGGGTCAGACTGTGGGCCAGGGTAAAGGCGGTGACGGTCTTTATAAGCATGAGCCGGGTCGGGGTCAGGCACAACAGCCCCAGGATAAAGAGCAGATGGTCGATGCCGTAGGCGATATGGCGCACGCCGAGGACCACGGCGTCGGCAAAGGCAGCCCCGGCGGCACCTTTGCCGGCCAGGGTCAGGCTGTCGTGGTTGGGGGTGACCACCGCACTTGAGGTGGCGCCATCCAGGCTGACAAGGCGCACCACCACCCCGGCCGTGGAGGCATCGTGGCCGGAAAAGGTCAGGCGCTGGCCGACCAGCCCTTCAGGGGCGGCAATCCGCCAGGATTCCAGATGCCAGTCCGGCCAGGCGACCAGGAGCGGCGATGTCAGCTGGCGCACGCCGTCTGGAAAATGGACGGCAAAGGGCAGGCGTTGGCCTTCATACAGCGGCGTGCGCCACAGCACGTCATAGCAGCCGGGAGATGTTTCGCGCAGCTCCAGCACGGCCGGCCGGGTCTCATGGGCCAGCGACCGGGCCGGCAGGACCAGACACAGCGCCAGGGCCAGCATGAGGGGACAAAGCCGGATACGCTGCGTCATGGGGCAACTCCACCCGCAAGCGACGGCGGCAATGCGACGCTATAGCGCGCCCGCATGGCGGCATAGGCCTGCCGTTGCCGTTCATCGCGCCACTGCTGTTGCCAGGACTGGAGCACAGCCTCCCGGACCGTCTCAAAGGCCGGGGGCGGACCAGGTGTTGCAGCCTCGATGAAAACCAGATGCCAGCCGCCCAGGGAAGGAACCGGCCCCTGCCAGGAGCCGACCGGCAGACGGGATGCGACAGCGGCAAAGGGCTGGCCGAACAGGGCGGCCAGCTCCTCCGGGGTCTGGGCTTCCAGGCGCACGGGAAACTCGGACGGATCGCCCAGGCTGGCGGCGGCGGGATCGGACACGCCCCGGCCGGACAAGGCGTCGCGGGCCTGGATGGCCTCTTCCTTGGACCGGCCGTTTCTGGTGCGGTCGGAAAAATACAGCTGGGTGAGCGTCAGGTCGGCCGGTACGCTAAAGCTCTCCCGGGAGGCTTCGTAAAAGGCCCGCAAGACTGCATCGGAAGGCTGCGGCGGCGGCCCGGCATCGGCCTCGGAGCCGGCCAGAGCGGCCAGACGGCGGCGCACCAAAATATCCTGGCGTTCCAGCCCGGCGGCCAGGGCCTCGCGGATGAGCACTTCCTCGCGCACCTGCTCCTCCACCAGCCGACGCAGTTCATCCGACGTTGGAGCCCGGCCCCACTGGACCTGCCACAAGCCGGCCAGCTGGCGCAGGTCGTCCTCGGTGACAACGATGCGGGCAGCGCTCGGCGGCACGGCAATCGGACGCATGAAGGCGTTCAGGCCAAACAACAGCGCCCCGATACACACGAAATGCACCAGCGGCTCACGCGCCGCTCTGGCGCAAAAGGAGAAAAAAACCTGTCGATCCATGCCGGCAGATGGCCCGGTCCAGGGTGTTTTGGCAAGCCCGACGGCAGCCGGGGCAGTCGGCCATGGTCACAATCAGGTGCAGACCGCGGCGTCCTCGGTGGCCAGGAAAGGTGTTACCCGGCACTGAAACGAGAAGAAATAGGGGTAGTTGTCTTTGATATGGTCCAGGTAATGGAGCCATTGGACGAGAATCTGGGAGTAGATGCGTTTGACGTCCAGGCGCAGGTGTTCGATGTCGCAGGCCGGGGCCGTGGCCAGATTGGGCCGGTGGGCCAGTTCTTCCTTCAGGTGGAAGACCGCCTGCAACAGCGAGGTGAAACTCTCGTGCTCGACAATGTTTGGATTCTCCAACAGACGCACCAGAAATTCCGAATTGGCCGCCAGCAGGCTGTTGAGGGCCGGCAAGTCGATGGCGGCCATATCCACGTCATAATGGTAATTTTTAAGGAGTACCTCGGCTTTCTTGAAATTCTCTTTGGTCCAGCGCAGGGACACGTCGAGATTTTCCCGCAGCACGCCGATGCCGCTGTCGGCCCGGATCAGCCGACGCACCAGGGTGGAGCCGATCTGGCTGAAAAACAGCCCGATGATCATGTCGATCTTCTCGGCCCGCACCTGCCGTTCCCGCCGGCCCAGAAACATTTCCACGGCAGCTGCCAAAATGCCGAAGAAGGTGCCGCCGCCGGACAGGATCAGGCCCATGGCCAGGAGCTTGCCCAGGGGGGTGACCGGGTGAATGTCGCCGTAGCCGACGGTGGTGACCGTGACCACGCTGAAATAGAGGGCGTCCAGGGCGGTCAGGCTCTCCACGCGCATAAAGGTCAAGGTGCCGGCCAGCACCACGCCGAAAAAGATGGCTGCAAAAACGTAGAGGCGGGTGCGTTCCATGAGGCGTTGTCTCCGGGGGACATCATAAAGCGGGAGGAGTCGCCCCCTCCCGCTGTGTCGTTAAGGTCGGTTTGTGCTTCGGCTGTCCCGGTCCACAGCCGACCGTGTTGTCAGCCCGCGCCAAGAACCCCTTACAAAACTTCTCCAATTGCAGGGGTCCGGGGGGATCATCCCCCTGGCCGCCGGAGGCATCCGCTGCCTTCTCTTCGCATCTCTTCCCTTCTCACGCTTCCCCTAGATTTCCCGGCTGGCGTCCTTGGCCCGGATCTCGGCCCGCTTGATCTTGCCGCTGATGGTCTTGGGCAGCTCCGACACGAAGTCGATGATGCGCGGGTACTTGTACGGCGCGGTTTCCTTTTTCACGTGGTCCTGCAGTTCCTTGGCCAGTTCCGGCGAGCCTTCGTAGCCCGGGGCCAGGACCACGGTCGCCTTGACCGCCTGACCGCGCACCGCGTCGGGCACGCCGGTCACCGCGGCCTCGACCACGGCCTTGTGGGTGATGAGCGCGCTTTCCACCTCAAAGGGTCCGATGCGGTAGCCGCTGGATTTGATGAGATCATCGGTGCGCCCGAGGAACCAGTAATAGCCGTCCTCGTCCATCCAGGCCTTGTCGCCGGTGTGGTAGTAGCCGTTGACCATGGCGTTGGCGGTCTTTTCCGGCTCCAGCAGGTAGCCGACAAACAGGCCGAGGTTTTTGCCCTCTTCCAGACGCAGGCAGATTTCGCCTTCAACGCCCGGCGGACAGATCTTGCCCTCTTCGTCGAGGATGTCGACGTTCCAACCCGGGGTCGGCCGACCGATGGAGCCGGGTTTGGGCTTCATGCAGGGGAAGGTGGCGATCTGCAGGCAGGTCTCGGTCTGCCCATAGCCTTCGTAGATGGAAAGGCCGGTGATTTCCAGCCAGGAACGATAGACGCTGTCGTTTAACAGTTCGCCGGCCGTGGTGCAGTAGCGCAGGGCCGAAAGGTCGTACTTTTTGAGGTCCTCGCGGATGAGGAAGCGGTAGACCGTGGGCGGGGCGCAAAAGGTCGTGACCTTGTGGGCGCTGATGATTTCAAGCAGCTCCGACGGCACGAACTTGCCCCGGAAATCCCAGGTAAAGACCGTGGCCCCGGCCATCCACTGGCCGTAGAACTTGCCCCACACCGCCTTGCCCCAGCCGGTGTCGGCCAGGGTCAGATGGATGTCGCCCGGCTCCAGGTTGTGCCAGTAGACGCCGGTGGTGAGGTGGCCCAGCGGATAGCCGTGGCTGTGCTCCACCATCTTGGGCATGCCGGTGGTTCCCGAGGAAAAGAAGATGAGCAGCGGATCATCCCCGCCCGGGGCGTCGCAGGTGCGGGGGTAATCTTCGGCCGCCGCAGCCCGGATGGCCTCGTAATCGAGCCAGCCGGCCGGCAGTGGGGACGTGCCGACCTGGATGCACACCGTCAGGGTCGGACAGGTCGCCCGGGCCGCTTCCACACGGTCCACCACGGAATCCTCGGCCACCAGCCCCTTGATGCCGGCGTAGTTGACCCGGAAATCAATATCGTGGGGGGTGAGCAGATTGGGCGAGGGCACGGGGATGGCCCCGAGCTTGTGCAGGGCCAGCATGGTCACCCACCACTCCACCCGACGGTAGAGAATGACCATGACCTTGTCGCCTTTGGCCAGCCCGGCGGCCTTGAAGGCATTGGCCATGCGGGCGGATTCCTGGCTGAAATAGGCCAGATCGAAATCGCGGCGGGTTCCGTCCGGACCGATATGGATCATGGCCGGCCGGGTGGGCTCGGCCGCAGCTTCGGCGTCGAGGAAATCGAAGGCAAAATTATAGTTCTCAGGCACGGAGACGGAAAACGTCTCCACCAGTTCACGGTAGGTCTTGGGTCGCAGTTTGGCGACGGGCATCGCGGTCTCCAGGGATGGCAAGGGGTTAGATGATAACGTCCAGAAACTCGGCCGGCTCGTTGTCAAGCCCGCGCATGGCGTGGGGGGTGCGCGAGGAAATATACAGGCTGTCGTGGGGCGAAAGCGTCACAACGTCATCGCCCAGGCGCACTTCCAGCCGGCCGCGCAGCATGTAGATGAATTCCTCGCCCAGGTGCCGGTTAAATTCCAGTTCCGACTCCTGCTTGGGCGGCACCGTGACCAGAAACGGCTCCATATGGGGCTTATGGAACCGGTAGGCCAGGGCCTGATACTTGTAAGCCTTGCGCCGGTCCACATTAAGACCCTGGCCGTCGCGCACCAGCGAATAGGCCTGCAGATGGGCGTCGTCGCCGGTTAAAAGCGCCGTCAGGTCGGCCCCGCAGACCTTGGCGACCTCATAGAGGTAGCTGACGGGTATTTCCTTGCTGCCGGTTTCATAGTCCACGACATCCTGGGGCGATACGCCGGTGGCCTGAGCCACGGCCTCGGCAGTCAGTCCCGTGGCCTCGCGCAGACCGCGAAGGCGCATGGCGATCTCCTTTACCGGCCCAATCTCCTTGCTCATGGGGTTCCCCTTGCCTCTTGCGTTTAAGTTGCGAAATTGTTTCACCCGTTTTTTCGTATGGAAGGCTGCCTTGTCAATTTCTTCTTTCCGACCCGGGACGTCGGGAAAAACGGCTGGAATTTCGACCCGTCATATGCTACGCAGGCGCATTCATCGGGGCATGCTTTTTCTCGCCCCGCCCCACCATATTTTTTCAACGAGGTAGCCATGAGCGTCAAAAAGCTTGGGGATCGCATCCGCACCTATCGGGAACGCCAGGAACTCTCCCGGGAGGAACTGTCAACTCGCACAGGGCTTACTGTCGAGTTTCTCACCGCCCTCGAAGAAGAGGACGTCACCCCGTCGCTTGGCCCCCTCCTCAAGATCGCCCTGGCCCTGGGCCAGCGTCTGGGCACTTTCATGGACGATGCCGTGGACAGCGACATCTGCCTGACCTGCCGGGTCGAGCGCGGCGAAGACGATGCCGTGCTGCGCAAAGCCCGGGGCAAACGGGCCGCGTTTCGCTACCACTCCCTGGGCGCGGCCAAGACCGACCGCCATATGGAGCCGTTTTTCATCGAAATCTACCCCGATGACGAGCCCAGTGCGGAAAAACCGCTGTCCTCCCACGAGGGCGAAGAGTTCATCGTGGTCGTCTCCGGCGAACTGGAAGTCATTGTCGGGCCGGACCACCATGTCCTGGCGGCCGGCGATTCCGTGTATTTCAATTCGGTAGTGCCCCATTACGTGGGCTGCGGCAACGCGCCCAAGACCGACATCTACGCGGTCCTCTACATCCCGCAATAAACAAGGAGCCGCCCATGACCTTCGTGCCTCCCTTGCGCGACCTCACCCTGGGGCAGCTTTTAAACGAGACGGCTTCCAAATACCCGGACCAGGACGCCGTGGTCTACGTGGACCGAGACTACCGGCTCACCTGGCAGCAGTTCGACGAACTGACCGACGAACTGGCCAAGGGGCTCATGGCCCTTGGCATCCAGAAAGGCGAAAAAGTCGGGGTCTGGGCCACCAATGTGCCCTTCTGGGTGGCGCTCATGTTCGCCACGGCCAAGATGGGAGCCATCCTCTTGACCGTCAACACGGCCTACAAGCGCAACGAACTCAAATATCTGCTCACCAACTCCGAAGCCGACAACCTGTTTATCATCAACGGCTTTCGTGATTCGGACTATATCGAGATCCTCTACGATCTGGCTCCGGAGCTGCGCACCATGCAGCGCGGGGCGATTCGAAGCGAGACCTTCCCGCACTTAAAGCGCGTCTGCTTCCTGGGTGTGGAAAAGCATCGCGGCATGTACTCCATTCCGGAGATCATCGGTCTGGCCCGCACCGTCTCGGATGAGCAGTTCAAGGCCCGTCAGGCCACGCTTTCCTGCCACGACGTGGTCAACATGCAGTACACCTCGGGAACCACCGGGTTTCCCAAGGGCGTTATGCTGAGTCACCACAACATTTTAAACAACGGCTACTCCATCGGCCAGCGCCAGCGCTTCACCAGCAAGGACAAACTCCTTATCCACGTGCCGCTGTTTCACTGTTTCGGCTGCGTCCTCGGGGTCATGGCCTGCCTCAACCATGGCACCACCATGGTCTTTACCGAGGTCTTCGACCCGGTCAAATCCATGATGTCCATTGAGCAGGAGAAATGCACGGCCTGCTACGGCGTGCCCACCATGTTCATTGCCATGCTGGAGCATCCGCTGTTCCCGAAGTTCGACTTCTCCTCGCTTCGCACCGGCATCATGGCCGGCTCGGTCTGCCCGGTGCAGACCATGCGGGCCGTGACCGAGAAGATGTACATGAAGCAGATCACCAGCGTGTACGGCCTGACCGAGAGCTCGCCCGGCATGACCCAGTCCGACGTGGACGACCCCTACCACTACCGGGTCGAGAGCGTGGGCAAGGCCTTTCCCCATGTCGAGGTCAAGGTGCTTGACCCTGAAACCAACCAGGAAGTGGCCCGCGGCAAGCAGGGCGAAGTGTGTTGTCGCGGCTACAATGCCATGAAGGGTTATTACAACAACCCCGAAGCCACGGCCAAATGCATCGACGAAAACGGCTGGCTGCATTCCGGTGATCTGGGCGTCATGGACGAGAACGGTTTCGTGGTCATCACCGGCCGAATCAAGGACATGATCATCCGGGGCGGCGAGAATATCTATCCGCGCGAGATCGAGGAATTCCTCTACACCATGCCGGGCATTGCCGACGTGCAGGTGGCGGGTGTGGCCAGCCGCAAGTACGGCGAGGAAGTCGGTGCGTTTATCATCCTGCGCAAGGATGTGACCATGGCCCCCGAAGATGTGCGCGACTTCTGCCGAGGCCAGATCGCCTGGCACAAGATCCCCAAGTATATTGCCTTTGTCGATGAATTCCCGCTGACCACCAGCGGCAAGGTGCAAAAGTACAAGTTGCGGGAGCTGGCCGCCAAGCTCTTCCCCGAAGCCATGCGCTAGGCCGACACCGACGGGCACGTGCGTTTTATGCGGCGCAGCCCTCCGTTTGAGCACCCTGAAACTCCGCCCGGGAATGCGACGACGCTCGCACTCCCGGGCGGTTGCCATTTGCCCACAACGACTTTCGCCCGGGACAGCCGCCCCAGCAGCCACCGGCCCTGGCCGCAACGTCTACAGCAGGGACCGTTGCCGCCCAGGGCAGGAGGCCGGGGGTGATCCCCCCAGACAAGGCCCGGGACCGCACCCCGGTTGTCTTCTCCCCCCTCCCTGTCGCCAGGCCGCACCCGTCCGACGTTGACCACCGCGCCGGCCATGGGTCATAAGCCTCGCATGAGTATCGCCAATTGCACCGGGACAGAACCACGGCCTCCCTACAGCCGGAGACAGTCCATGCACCCATATGCACGCATAGCCTCGGTTCTGGTCCTGCTCCTCCTGACCCTGCCGGGCTGCGCCAAACAGACGGCCACGGCCCCGGGCGGGACCGCCGCCAGTCCGGACGCGGCTGCGGCTGTGCCCCCCGAGGCCGAAGTCAAGCCAGCCCCTATAAACGGCCTGCCGGCTGCGGTCCCGCCCGTGGTGGCTACCACCCCCGAACCGGCCGCCTCGCCGATCGT includes:
- a CDS encoding AMP-binding protein, which encodes MPVAKLRPKTYRELVETFSVSVPENYNFAFDFLDAEAAAEPTRPAMIHIGPDGTRRDFDLAYFSQESARMANAFKAAGLAKGDKVMVILYRRVEWWVTMLALHKLGAIPVPSPNLLTPHDIDFRVNYAGIKGLVAEDSVVDRVEAARATCPTLTVCIQVGTSPLPAGWLDYEAIRAAAAEDYPRTCDAPGGDDPLLIFFSSGTTGMPKMVEHSHGYPLGHLTTGVYWHNLEPGDIHLTLADTGWGKAVWGKFYGQWMAGATVFTWDFRGKFVPSELLEIISAHKVTTFCAPPTVYRFLIREDLKKYDLSALRYCTTAGELLNDSVYRSWLEITGLSIYEGYGQTETCLQIATFPCMKPKPGSIGRPTPGWNVDILDEEGKICPPGVEGEICLRLEEGKNLGLFVGYLLEPEKTANAMVNGYYHTGDKAWMDEDGYYWFLGRTDDLIKSSGYRIGPFEVESALITHKAVVEAAVTGVPDAVRGQAVKATVVLAPGYEGSPELAKELQDHVKKETAPYKYPRIIDFVSELPKTISGKIKRAEIRAKDASREI
- a CDS encoding helix-turn-helix domain-containing protein; this encodes MSKEIGPVKEIAMRLRGLREATGLTAEAVAQATGVSPQDVVDYETGSKEIPVSYLYEVAKVCGADLTALLTGDDAHLQAYSLVRDGQGLNVDRRKAYKYQALAYRFHKPHMEPFLVTVPPKQESELEFNRHLGEEFIYMLRGRLEVRLGDDVVTLSPHDSLYISSRTPHAMRGLDNEPAEFLDVII
- a CDS encoding HupE/UreJ family protein, which produces MGKHFFSAMSAIILTAVWVRPAWAHMVSADVGDFYAGLFHPLTSADHLIPLLGVGFLAAQAGPRTGRLAACLVPLALVAGILLGVRWPAFGAAGVAAALGFVAAGTLAALWPGAALGWAASCLLVVGLGLGWRSGADWAISRAGWQFVPGVAAAGFVLMAVLAAWVPRLAGGRRGLVRGFIGVCFAAFGCLLLGQGLWGDGSGSARLPALPDGQALQAFLRDPTANPLALAGALVSAMAWGAAHALTPGHGKALVGAYLAGSRGTWRHAVWLGLTVAVTHTLGVFLLGAAALLAAGRVTQERLFPWLSLASGLGMLGVGGALALRGLRCGDHGHAHGTGDPGHSHGGAFHRHGGPGHTHGGLEMAGQGDFGWRSLLALGVSGGIAPCPAALALMLGAIALGRVALGLALTAAFGLGLAGVLTLVGLLCLHGVKGIAGAGVLGRAAGWLPLVGAVLIAGIGAVATTYALADLGLWKAIF
- a CDS encoding DUF485 domain-containing protein, with the protein product MQPDQAPTSGPAPDAVLFTALVRKRWTVSLTLTAVMLAIYYGFIVILAFRPDIFAAHITDRLTLGIPVGLGVIIASWALTGLYVRWANDDYDSAVHTIKHAMREQQG
- a CDS encoding potassium channel family protein, which codes for MERTRLYVFAAIFFGVVLAGTLTFMRVESLTALDALYFSVVTVTTVGYGDIHPVTPLGKLLAMGLILSGGGTFFGILAAAVEMFLGRRERQVRAEKIDMIIGLFFSQIGSTLVRRLIRADSGIGVLRENLDVSLRWTKENFKKAEVLLKNYHYDVDMAAIDLPALNSLLAANSEFLVRLLENPNIVEHESFTSLLQAVFHLKEELAHRPNLATAPACDIEHLRLDVKRIYSQILVQWLHYLDHIKDNYPYFFSFQCRVTPFLATEDAAVCT
- a CDS encoding helix-turn-helix domain-containing protein, which translates into the protein MSVKKLGDRIRTYRERQELSREELSTRTGLTVEFLTALEEEDVTPSLGPLLKIALALGQRLGTFMDDAVDSDICLTCRVERGEDDAVLRKARGKRAAFRYHSLGAAKTDRHMEPFFIEIYPDDEPSAEKPLSSHEGEEFIVVVSGELEVIVGPDHHVLAAGDSVYFNSVVPHYVGCGNAPKTDIYAVLYIPQ
- a CDS encoding peptidyl-prolyl cis-trans isomerase, translating into MDRQVFFSFCARAAREPLVHFVCIGALLFGLNAFMRPIAVPPSAARIVVTEDDLRQLAGLWQVQWGRAPTSDELRRLVEEQVREEVLIREALAAGLERQDILVRRRLAALAGSEADAGPPPQPSDAVLRAFYEASRESFSVPADLTLTQLYFSDRTRNGRSKEEAIQARDALSGRGVSDPAAASLGDPSEFPVRLEAQTPEELAALFGQPFAAVASRLPVGSWQGPVPSLGGWHLVFIEAATPGPPPAFETVREAVLQSWQQQWRDERQRQAYAAMRARYSVALPPSLAGGVAP
- a CDS encoding AMP-binding protein: MTFVPPLRDLTLGQLLNETASKYPDQDAVVYVDRDYRLTWQQFDELTDELAKGLMALGIQKGEKVGVWATNVPFWVALMFATAKMGAILLTVNTAYKRNELKYLLTNSEADNLFIINGFRDSDYIEILYDLAPELRTMQRGAIRSETFPHLKRVCFLGVEKHRGMYSIPEIIGLARTVSDEQFKARQATLSCHDVVNMQYTSGTTGFPKGVMLSHHNILNNGYSIGQRQRFTSKDKLLIHVPLFHCFGCVLGVMACLNHGTTMVFTEVFDPVKSMMSIEQEKCTACYGVPTMFIAMLEHPLFPKFDFSSLRTGIMAGSVCPVQTMRAVTEKMYMKQITSVYGLTESSPGMTQSDVDDPYHYRVESVGKAFPHVEVKVLDPETNQEVARGKQGEVCCRGYNAMKGYYNNPEATAKCIDENGWLHSGDLGVMDENGFVVITGRIKDMIIRGGENIYPREIEEFLYTMPGIADVQVAGVASRKYGEEVGAFIILRKDVTMAPEDVRDFCRGQIAWHKIPKYIAFVDEFPLTTSGKVQKYKLRELAAKLFPEAMR
- a CDS encoding HupE/UreJ family protein; the encoded protein is MTQRIRLCPLMLALALCLVLPARSLAHETRPAVLELRETSPGCYDVLWRTPLYEGQRLPFAVHFPDGVRQLTSPLLVAWPDWHLESWRIAAPEGLVGQRLTFSGHDASTAGVVVRLVSLDGATSSAVVTPNHDSLTLAGKGAAGAAFADAVVLGVRHIAYGIDHLLFILGLLCLTPTRLMLIKTVTAFTLAHSLTLGAAAFGLVTVPAEPVNAAVGLSILFLGPEIVRALRGQTSLTVRRPYLAAFAFGLLHGLGFAGGLAGLGLSREALATTLVGFNVGVEIGQLAFVLTLLAVTASIRRLGVSWPRWLDYGPAYLVGSAGAWLTIARTAVMLGS